A region of Chitinophaga horti DNA encodes the following proteins:
- a CDS encoding sensor histidine kinase translates to MKQPWYFRKWVNIAMHCLAWIILFSLPYFFKPSMDKHPEREPNRLLWEMHYLLNNILLIGIFYLQAFVLVPHVIYKKKISLYILIVFSLLTGLVAIRWLFVTSLINANDFELKPNILFSFFTLLFMLFGATTYIVIKEKMREDRIKSQTENETLKTELSFLRSQASPHFMFNVLNNMVALARKKSDQLEPSLIKLSSLMRYMLYETDEDKVPVEKEAEYLQSYIDLQRQRFGKNVHIDVNLDIDDGGYEIEPMLLIPFVENAFKHGTGLIPEAHIEIKMEMKKNTLHFFVANRYDPRSIEVKDKTSGIGLTNVKRRLNLLYAAGHSLTIERGNERFAVSLKINLH, encoded by the coding sequence ATGAAGCAACCCTGGTATTTCCGAAAATGGGTGAATATAGCGATGCACTGCCTGGCGTGGATCATTCTGTTCTCCCTGCCGTATTTCTTTAAACCGTCGATGGACAAGCATCCCGAGCGGGAGCCTAACCGCCTGCTTTGGGAAATGCATTACCTGCTCAATAACATCCTGCTGATCGGTATTTTCTACCTGCAGGCGTTCGTATTAGTGCCGCATGTGATCTATAAAAAGAAGATATCCTTATATATTCTCATCGTTTTCTCCTTACTGACGGGCCTGGTCGCGATCAGGTGGCTGTTTGTGACGTCACTCATTAACGCCAACGACTTCGAGCTGAAGCCGAACATCCTGTTTTCTTTCTTTACGCTGCTGTTCATGCTCTTCGGGGCTACTACCTACATCGTGATCAAGGAAAAGATGCGGGAGGACAGGATCAAGAGCCAGACGGAGAACGAAACGCTCAAAACGGAGCTGTCGTTCCTGCGCTCGCAGGCGAGTCCGCACTTTATGTTCAACGTACTCAACAACATGGTGGCGCTCGCGAGGAAGAAGTCAGACCAGCTGGAGCCGTCTTTGATCAAACTGTCGTCGCTCATGCGGTATATGTTGTACGAAACCGATGAGGACAAGGTGCCTGTAGAGAAAGAAGCCGAATACCTGCAAAGTTACATCGACCTTCAGCGGCAGCGCTTCGGTAAAAACGTACACATCGACGTCAATCTCGATATTGACGACGGCGGCTACGAAATTGAACCCATGCTACTGATCCCCTTCGTAGAAAACGCGTTCAAGCATGGTACGGGCCTTATCCCGGAGGCGCATATCGAGATCAAAATGGAAATGAAAAAGAATACCCTGCACTTCTTCGTGGCCAACCGGTACGATCCGCGGTCGATCGAAGTGAAGGATAAAACTTCGGGTATTGGTTTGACGAACGTGAAGCGCCGCCTGAACCTGTTGTACGCTGCCGGCCACTCCCTCACCATCGAAAGGGGGAATGAACGTTTTGCCGTATCTTTAAAAATAAACCTGCACTAA
- a CDS encoding LytR/AlgR family response regulator transcription factor gives MLRCIAVDDEPLALDLLEDNISKVPYLKLVARCSNAFEAMEELKKEQVDLIFLDIQMPGLTGLQFIQSMPEKPMIILITAYEKYALEGFNLDVTDYLVKPVSLERFVKAANKAYELHLLKKKDKHPTSPDFFFVNADYSLLKVNVADIVWIEGMRDYIKIHLKSSPRPIVTRMGMKNIEDQLAPDKFIRIHKSYIVSVANITAVRKNSVFIDTLELPVSDAYKTVIDELTGK, from the coding sequence ATGTTACGTTGTATTGCTGTTGATGATGAACCGCTGGCGCTCGATCTGCTGGAAGATAATATCAGTAAAGTGCCTTACCTCAAGCTGGTAGCGCGTTGCAGCAACGCCTTCGAGGCCATGGAGGAGCTGAAGAAAGAGCAGGTGGACCTCATCTTCCTGGACATACAAATGCCCGGACTCACGGGTTTGCAGTTCATACAAAGTATGCCCGAAAAGCCGATGATCATCCTCATCACAGCTTATGAAAAATACGCGCTGGAAGGCTTTAACCTGGATGTGACGGATTATCTCGTAAAGCCTGTATCGCTTGAGCGTTTCGTGAAGGCGGCCAATAAGGCTTACGAATTGCATCTGCTTAAAAAGAAAGATAAACATCCTACCTCGCCCGACTTCTTCTTCGTAAACGCGGATTATAGCCTGCTGAAAGTAAACGTAGCCGACATCGTGTGGATCGAGGGTATGCGCGATTATATCAAGATTCACCTGAAGAGCAGTCCGCGCCCGATCGTCACGCGTATGGGCATGAAGAATATTGAAGATCAGCTGGCGCCGGATAAGTTTATCCGCATCCATAAATCCTACATCGTATCAGTCGCCAATATCACCGCAGTGCGCAAGAACAGTGTGTTTATAGACACATTAGAGCTGCCCGTAAGCGATGCCTACAAGACCGTGATAGATGAACTGACAGGGAAATAA
- a CDS encoding outer membrane beta-barrel protein translates to MKKIIALLAFLYAPYALMAQMPGGAPGGAPGAARQAMPNMGHIYGKLLDKDNKPVPFASVMVMQSKFDTATKKQKDVLVKGMITEMNGEFNFEDLPVMGIKVKVSATNYKAYEKAVSFAPAGGKPSFDKDLGNIKLEGSVSQLQGVEVTASKPMMTLDIDKKVFNVEKNIVSAGGTAVDVMKNVPSVAVDIDGNVSLRNSAPQLYVDGRPTTLTLDQIPADAIESVEVITNPSAKYDASGGGAGILNIVLKKNKKTGYNGNLRAGIDKRGAVNGGGDVNYRQDKFNFSASINANQNKSRTNGYTDRDNLGTTPLTSLLQTNNNRNNGAFVFGRAGIDYFLSNRTTISVSGVKVHGKFKPDDVNNITTDSLFNTGITSSFSHRTTEGERTFNANGLVLGFKQLFPREGEELTADFNYFGGKHENYSLFNTDYFSGAAKTGNELQRILGDGKMSNTTIQTDYVRPIAKTGKLETGLRAQLRTTENNNFNYIYSEASQDYVLIPSTSSNYKNKDNVYAAYLSFSNSIGKFGYKVGLRAESSEYEGELLQTGEKFSNSYPVSLFPSLFLSQKLNKDQELQLSYTRRVNRPNFFQLIPFADSTDKLNITRGNPNLVPEFTQSVEASYAKTFNANHSLLASAYFKHTDDLITNYLEKVTDDVTGSEALINTFTNANSSYSYGTEVTLINKLTKWWDISTSVNVYNSKINTDNVSGSSQDAMWSMFGKFNSNFKLPASFDVQLSATFQSKTNLPINNNPRGFGGPGMSQAQSAAQGYIKPFGGVDLAVKKSFLKNNALSATLAISDIFRTMKTIQYSESEYFTQYYSRLRDPQMLRLTLAYRFGKVDASLFKRKSQGTGNSGMEGMQ, encoded by the coding sequence ATGAAAAAGATTATCGCCCTTCTCGCCTTTCTATATGCCCCCTACGCGCTGATGGCGCAAATGCCGGGTGGCGCACCTGGTGGAGCACCCGGAGCTGCCCGACAGGCCATGCCCAATATGGGTCACATCTACGGTAAACTTTTAGATAAAGACAATAAACCGGTTCCTTTCGCCTCTGTGATGGTAATGCAAAGCAAGTTTGATACTGCCACCAAAAAGCAGAAAGACGTGCTCGTAAAAGGTATGATTACCGAAATGAACGGTGAGTTCAACTTCGAAGATTTACCCGTGATGGGCATCAAAGTAAAAGTATCGGCTACGAATTACAAAGCGTACGAAAAAGCGGTGAGCTTTGCGCCTGCCGGTGGCAAGCCATCCTTCGATAAAGACCTCGGCAACATCAAACTGGAAGGCAGTGTAAGTCAGCTCCAGGGCGTGGAAGTAACGGCCAGCAAACCAATGATGACATTGGATATCGACAAGAAAGTGTTTAACGTAGAAAAGAACATCGTGAGTGCCGGTGGTACCGCGGTAGACGTGATGAAGAACGTCCCATCTGTAGCGGTGGACATCGACGGTAATGTATCGCTTCGTAACAGCGCGCCGCAGTTGTATGTAGACGGTCGCCCCACTACCCTCACGCTCGACCAGATACCTGCGGATGCGATCGAGAGTGTGGAGGTGATCACCAATCCATCTGCGAAGTACGACGCTTCCGGTGGTGGCGCAGGCATCCTGAACATCGTGCTGAAGAAAAATAAGAAGACTGGTTATAACGGTAACCTGCGTGCAGGTATCGATAAACGTGGCGCCGTAAATGGTGGTGGCGACGTTAACTATCGCCAGGATAAATTCAACTTCTCTGCGAGCATCAACGCTAACCAGAATAAGAGCCGCACGAATGGTTATACCGATCGGGATAATCTGGGCACTACGCCGCTTACCAGTCTGCTGCAAACGAACAATAACCGTAACAACGGCGCTTTCGTGTTCGGTCGCGCCGGTATCGACTACTTCCTTTCGAACCGTACCACGATCTCTGTATCGGGCGTAAAAGTACACGGCAAATTTAAGCCGGATGACGTGAACAACATCACGACCGATAGCCTGTTCAATACGGGCATCACGTCCTCCTTCAGCCACCGCACGACCGAAGGCGAACGTACCTTTAACGCGAACGGCCTGGTATTAGGCTTTAAGCAATTGTTTCCCCGCGAAGGTGAGGAACTAACGGCCGACTTCAACTACTTTGGCGGTAAACATGAGAACTACTCGCTTTTCAATACCGATTACTTCAGCGGCGCTGCCAAGACGGGCAACGAACTGCAAAGGATATTGGGTGATGGTAAGATGAGCAACACGACCATTCAAACCGACTACGTTCGCCCGATCGCCAAAACCGGCAAGCTGGAAACCGGTTTGCGCGCGCAGTTACGTACTACGGAGAACAATAACTTCAACTACATATATAGCGAGGCTTCGCAGGATTACGTGCTGATTCCGAGTACGAGCAGTAACTATAAAAACAAGGATAACGTATACGCAGCTTACCTGAGCTTCAGCAATTCGATCGGTAAGTTTGGCTATAAAGTAGGCTTACGTGCAGAGAGCTCCGAGTATGAAGGTGAGTTATTGCAAACCGGCGAGAAGTTCAGCAACAGCTACCCGGTAAGCTTGTTCCCTTCCCTGTTCCTGAGCCAGAAGCTGAATAAAGACCAGGAGCTGCAGTTGAGTTATACCCGCCGTGTAAACCGCCCTAACTTCTTCCAGCTGATCCCGTTCGCGGACTCTACGGACAAGTTGAACATCACCCGCGGTAATCCGAACCTGGTGCCGGAGTTTACACAGTCGGTGGAAGCTTCTTACGCTAAAACATTCAACGCAAATCACAGCCTGCTTGCCTCTGCGTATTTCAAGCACACAGACGATCTGATCACCAATTACCTGGAGAAGGTGACCGACGACGTAACGGGTTCCGAAGCGCTGATCAATACCTTCACCAATGCTAATTCTTCGTACTCCTACGGCACCGAAGTAACGCTGATCAACAAACTGACGAAGTGGTGGGATATTTCCACCAGCGTTAACGTATACAACTCTAAGATCAATACCGACAATGTGAGCGGCAGCTCGCAGGATGCGATGTGGAGCATGTTCGGAAAATTCAACAGTAACTTCAAACTGCCCGCCAGCTTCGATGTACAGCTGTCGGCCACGTTCCAGTCTAAAACGAACCTGCCGATCAATAACAACCCGCGCGGCTTCGGCGGCCCCGGCATGAGCCAGGCACAGAGCGCTGCACAGGGTTACATCAAACCATTTGGTGGCGTTGATTTAGCCGTGAAGAAAAGCTTCCTGAAGAACAATGCGTTGTCAGCCACGTTAGCCATCAGCGACATTTTCCGCACCATGAAGACCATTCA
- a CDS encoding DUF6600 domain-containing protein, translating to MKKVFAVALFAGIFIAAMPTLATASPLQDYYDDGPVTYQTFYDELSPYGRWIDDSEYGYVWQPNEGADFRPYYTNGNWQYTTYGWTWVSSYRWGWAPFHYGRWRMDPFYGWVWIPGYEWGPAWVSWRNNAGMCGWAPMGPGVSINLSFNAVIPVNHWVFLETRWLGHRSYYNHCMPFRSNNVYYNNTVIVRNTYVYNNRTYINGPDASWYRRSTGRDLRPAAIRSERRPGQDRVGRNEVRMYRPEVRQYASNGRNDNARPAPSRVFSRSEGARPDNNGRTNGQWTRDNDNSRRRDNQPQRSFDNQWSRDNDRNDNDARPTTPRDRSNWDRSSDNNDRGNVNRPENRNNLPERSNDVRPTTPRDRSNWDRNNDNNDRGNVNRPENRNNLPERSNDVRPNTPRDNNIPDRGTVNRPDNRNNLPERNNDVRPTTPRERGNWNRPGNENRTSAPENRRTFERSTPQRAPQMEQRRAMPEQRSQRVEQPRQSAPGRSFERQAPQQRQQPSNNGDRGGRRGSRES from the coding sequence ATGAAAAAAGTATTCGCAGTCGCGTTGTTCGCGGGAATATTCATAGCTGCCATGCCCACTTTAGCCACCGCTAGTCCATTGCAGGATTATTATGATGACGGCCCGGTAACTTACCAGACTTTCTACGATGAATTAAGCCCTTACGGCCGCTGGATCGATGATTCGGAGTACGGTTACGTTTGGCAACCAAATGAAGGTGCGGACTTCCGCCCCTATTACACCAATGGTAACTGGCAGTACACGACGTATGGCTGGACCTGGGTTTCTTCCTACCGATGGGGCTGGGCGCCGTTCCACTACGGCCGCTGGCGCATGGACCCGTTCTATGGCTGGGTATGGATACCTGGTTATGAATGGGGACCAGCCTGGGTGAGCTGGCGTAACAACGCAGGCATGTGTGGCTGGGCACCGATGGGGCCTGGCGTAAGCATCAACCTGTCGTTTAACGCAGTCATCCCGGTTAACCACTGGGTGTTCCTTGAAACCAGGTGGCTCGGTCATCGCTCTTACTACAATCACTGTATGCCGTTCCGTTCGAACAACGTGTATTACAACAATACGGTGATCGTGCGTAACACTTATGTGTATAACAACCGAACTTATATTAATGGTCCCGATGCAAGCTGGTACCGCCGCAGCACCGGCCGTGATCTGCGCCCTGCCGCTATCCGTAGCGAGCGTCGTCCCGGACAGGACCGTGTAGGACGCAACGAAGTAAGGATGTACAGGCCGGAAGTAAGGCAGTATGCCAGCAATGGTCGCAATGACAATGCACGTCCTGCTCCTTCAAGGGTGTTCAGTCGTTCAGAAGGCGCCCGCCCGGATAACAACGGCCGCACGAACGGACAGTGGACCCGCGACAATGATAATAGCAGAAGGCGCGATAACCAGCCACAACGCAGTTTCGACAACCAGTGGTCAAGGGATAACGATCGTAACGATAACGATGCCCGTCCCACCACACCGCGCGACCGCAGCAACTGGGATCGCAGCAGCGATAACAACGACCGTGGCAACGTGAATCGCCCGGAGAACAGGAATAACCTGCCGGAACGTAGTAACGATGTGCGCCCGACTACACCGCGCGACCGCAGCAACTGGGATCGCAACAACGATAACAACGACCGTGGTAATGTAAACCGTCCGGAGAACAGGAATAACCTGCCGGAACGTAGTAACGATGTGCGTCCGAATACGCCGCGCGACAACAACATCCCTGACCGTGGTACCGTGAACCGCCCGGATAACAGGAACAACCTGCCGGAACGTAATAACGACGTTCGTCCGACTACACCGCGCGAACGTGGTAACTGGAACAGGCCGGGTAATGAAAACAGGACGAGTGCGCCGGAGAACCGCAGAACGTTTGAACGTAGCACACCGCAGCGCGCACCGCAAATGGAACAACGCCGTGCCATGCCCGAGCAGCGTTCGCAGCGAGTAGAACAACCCAGGCAGTCGGCTCCCGGCAGGAGTTTCGAACGCCAGGCCCCTCAGCAACGCCAGCAGCCTTCTAACAACGGCGATCGTGGCGGCCGCAGAGGTTCCAGGGAATCGTAA